In the Desulfobacteraceae bacterium genome, CTTTTCCACAAGGGTCGCCGGGTAGCCGCGCTCGGCCAGCGACAGGGCGGCTTCCATGCCGGCGATGCCGCCCCCCACCACCAGGGCGCTTTTGGAGACCCCCAGTTGAAGCTCGGCCAGGGGCTGCTGCAGGCCGACCTTGGCAACCGCCATGCGCACCAGGTCCTTGGCCTTGCGGGTGGCCGCCGCGGGGTTCGCCTGGTGGACCCACGAGTCCTGGTTGCGGATGTTGGCCATCTCGAAGAGGTACTTGTTGAGGCCGGCCTCCTTGATGGTCTGCTGGAAGAGCGCTTCGTGGGTGCGCGGCGAGCAGGCCGCGACCACGATGCGGTTGAGGCGGTGCTCGCGGATCACCTCCTTCATCTTGTCCTGGGTGTCCTGGGAGCAGGTGAAGAGATTTTCCTCGACATAGGCCACCTGCGGCAGCTTGCGGGCGTAGGCGGCCACCTCGGGCACCGCCACCACCGCACCGATATTGGTGCCGCAGTTGCAAACGAAAACCCCGATGCGCGGCTCCTCGGCCGACAGGTCCTGCTCAACCGGCGCCGCCACCGGCTTGACCCGCGTGCCGCGCACGGCGGCCAAGAGCTCGCCGCATTCGGCAGCCGCGGCCGAGGCCTCCATGACCGAGACCGGGATGTCCTTGGGCCCCTGGAAGGCGCCGCAGACGAAAATACCGGGCCGCGAAGTCTCCACCGGGCGGAAAGGCGAGGTCTGGGCGAAGCGGTCGGAGTTGAGTTCGACCTTCAGCCGCTCGGCCAGCGCCACGGTCTCCGGCGAGGTCTGGAGCCCGATGGAGAGCACCACCAGGTCGAACTCCTCCTGCAGCACGCGCCCTTCGGCGGTGGTGAAGTGGACCATCAGGTTGCCCGAATCGGCAAGCGGCTCCACCTTGTGGGGCCGTGAGCGGATAAAGCGCACGCCCTTCTCGTCCCGGGCGCGGTTGTAGTACTTCTCGAACTCCTTGCCGGGGGTGCGCATGTCCATGAAGAAGATGGCGGCGTCCAGATCGGCCCCCGCGTGCTCCTTGGCCAGGGCCGCCTCCTTGATGGCGTACATGCAGCACACCGAGGAGCAGTAGCCGTTGCCGCAGTGATGGGGGTCGCGCGAACCGACGCACTGGATCCAGGCGATCCGCCGCGGTTCCCGGTGGTCCGAGGGGCGCACCAGATGGCCTTCAAACGGCCCCCCGGAGGAGAGGATGCGCTCAAACTCCATGGCGGTCACGACGTTCGCCGAGGCGCCGTAGCCGTAGATGTCGTAGGTTTTGGGGTCGTAGTGCTCGGTTCCGGCCGCCAGCACGACGGCGCCGACCTCGAGAGTCAACTCGCGGTCCTGCTCGTCGAAGTTGACCGCGTCGGTGGGGCAGAACTTTTCGCAGGCGCGGCACTTGCCCTTTTCGAAGTAGATGCAGTGGTCCTTGTCGATCACGTATTTGAGCGGCACCGCCTGGGGAAACTGGACGTAGGCCGCCTTGCGCTTGGAAAGACCGGAGTTGTACTCGTCGGGCACCTTGCGCGGACATTTCTCGGCGCAGGTCCCGCAGGCGATGCACTTGTCCATGTCGATGTAGCGGGCGCGCTGGAAGACCTTGACCGCGAAGCGGCCCGCCTGGCCCGCCACGTCGACCACATCCGCCATGGTGAGAATCTCGATATTCTTATGCCGGCCGACCTCGACCAGTTTGGGTGAGAGAATTCACATGGCGCAGTCATCGGTGGGAAAGGTCTTGTCCAGGGCCGACATGGCCCCGCCGATGGCCGAGGTCTTTTCCACCAGATGGACGAAATAGCCCGAATCGGCCAGATCCAGCGCCGCCTGCACCCCGGCGATGCCGCCGCCCACCACCATCACCGAGCCGATTGCGTCCTTCGGTGAAACCGTCGTCTTGTCGCTCATCGTCTTCACTCCTTGAAGCCTTGGATAGCACGGCCACAGGCCGCCGGCGGAAAAGACAGGCCCGCCGCACGGCCGCAAACCCTCATTCTCTTACCCCTAAAGCCGGCAAAGCGCAACTCTTAAAAGCAGGTTGTGCAGGGTGCTGTCAAGCCCCGGGGTTCACGCGACCAAACAAGCAAATCAGCTGACCCGAGTAAACGACCGTTGCGCAAAAGCGGGCAGATTGCCCCTTCCCCTGGACAGTGGCGTAGAATTCGGCGAAGGCGAGGGGTCGACAGCGGCGACACAGGCAGTATATTGGAAAAGGCATAGAGTTTAAAAGGAGGCCCCATGACAACAGCGCAAAAGATTCTATCCGAAAAAGGCGGCGG is a window encoding:
- a CDS encoding FAD-dependent oxidoreductase; the encoded protein is MSDKTTVSPKDAIGSVMVVGGGIAGVQAALDLADSGYFVHLVEKTSAIGGAMSALDKTFPTDDCAMUILSPKLVEVGRHKNIEILTMADVVDVAGQAGRFAVKVFQRARYIDMDKCIACGTCAEKCPRKVPDEYNSGLSKRKAAYVQFPQAVPLKYVIDKDHCIYFEKGKCRACEKFCPTDAVNFDEQDRELTLEVGAVVLAAGTEHYDPKTYDIYGYGASANVVTAMEFERILSSGGPFEGHLVRPSDHREPRRIAWIQCVGSRDPHHCGNGYCSSVCCMYAIKEAALAKEHAGADLDAAIFFMDMRTPGKEFEKYYNRARDEKGVRFIRSRPHKVEPLADSGNLMVHFTTAEGRVLQEEFDLVVLSIGLQTSPETVALAERLKVELNSDRFAQTSPFRPVETSRPGIFVCGAFQGPKDIPVSVMEASAAAAECGELLAAVRGTRVKPVAAPVEQDLSAEEPRIGVFVCNCGTNIGAVVAVPEVAAYARKLPQVAYVEENLFTCSQDTQDKMKEVIREHRLNRIVVAACSPRTHEALFQQTIKEAGLNKYLFEMANIRNQDSWVHQANPAAATRKAKDLVRMAVAKVGLQQPLAELQLGVSKSALVVGGGIAGMEAALSLAERGYPATLVEKGPALGGHGLELHAAWDGQPVAPYLNELIAKVQNHREIEVLVNAEVQEVQGFVGNFRTTVQAGGNTREVAHGAAIIAVGGRSLEPLEYGRGQSDRVFVNLELDRAITGRDPRVTGAGSAAFIQCVGSREPDRPYCSRVCCSHSIENALRLKALNPGMDVFILYRDIRTFGSRENLYREARAKGVVFIQFSLEQKPVVTVTEGGGLRITVQDPVLQHPLVIAPDILTLASAVVSHDTDSLAKQFKVPINAEGFFLEAHMKLRPVDFATDGVFVAGLAHYPKPVEECIAQAKAA